Proteins from one Sabethes cyaneus chromosome 2, idSabCyanKW18_F2, whole genome shotgun sequence genomic window:
- the LOC128738302 gene encoding proteasome subunit beta type-1, with translation MLGLENFPEYEVPGIRQVQFYPYESNGGSVVAIAGEDFAVIGADTRLSSGYSIHTRTQNKLFRLSNKTVLASTGCWCDTLALTSLVKVRMQMYKDQHQKNMTTPAVAQMLSILMYNRRFFPYYVSNILAGLDDEGKGVIYSYDPIGHCEKNTYRSGGSAGPLLQPVLDNQIGQKNMVNVDPKPVQLDKAISIIKDAFISATERDIYTGDSVVINIITKNGIKEEIVQLRKD, from the exons ATGTTGGGCCTAGAAAACTTTCCAGAATATGAAGTCCCTGGAATTCGCCAGGTTCAATTTTACCCTTACGAATCCAATGGCGG GAGCGTTGTTGCGATAGCTGGAGAGGATTTTGCCGTAATTGGTGCCGACACCCGCTTGAGTTCAGGCTATTCAATTCATACTCGTACGCAGAACAAACTGTTTCGATTGTCGAATAAAACCGTACTCGCTTCAACGGGTTGTTGGTGCGATACTCTTGCTTTGACTAGTCTGGTCAAGGTAAGAATGCAGATGTACAAAGACCAGCATCAAAAAAATATGACTACTCCAGCGGTTGCCCAAATGTTATCAATCCTGATGTACAATAGAAGATTTTTCCCATACTACGTTTCTAACATTTTGGCTGGTTTAGATGATGAAGGCAAGGGTGTTATCTATAGCTATGATCCGATTGGTCATTGCGAAAAAAATACTTATCGTTCGGGTGGATCGGCTGGACCATTGTTGCAACCAGTGTTAGATAACCAGATAGGGCAAAAGAACATGGTCAATGTAGATCCAAAGCCGGTTCAACTGGATAAAGCCATTTCCATTATCAAGGACGCGTTTATTTCGGCTACGGAAAGAGATATTTACACAGGAGACTCTGTTGTCATCAATATTATTACTAAAAATGGCATAAAGGAGGAAATTGTGCAGCTCCGCAAGGATTAG
- the LOC128738305 gene encoding endothelial differentiation-related factor 1 homolog, with translation MSESDWDTVTVLRKKAPKASTLKTETAVNLARRQGIPVETNQKFNAGTNKQHVATKNTAKLDRENEELKHKTVPHDVAKLIMQGRQSKGLSQKDLATKICEKPQIVNDYEAGRGIPNHMILGKIERVIGIKLRGKDIGTPMVPPGKK, from the exons ATGTCTGAAAGTGACTGGGATACTGTCACCGTGTTGCGTAAAAAGGCACCGAAAGCTTCTACGTTAAAGACTGAAACGGCCGTAAACCTTGCTCGGCGTCAAGGTATTCCGGTGGAAACCAATCAGAAAT TCAACGCCGGTACCAATAAACAACATGTTGCAACTAAAAACACCGCTAAGTTGGATCGAGAAAATGAAGAACTAAAGCATAAAACGGTTCCGCATGACGTAGCAAAATTGATTATGCAGGGTCGTCAGTCGAAAGGGTTAAGCCAAAAGGATCTTGCCACg aAAATTTGTGAAAAGCCTCAAATTGTCAACGACTATGAGGCTGGCCGCGGTATTCCGAACCACATGATTCTTGGCAAAATCGAACGCGTGATTGGTATAAAGTTGCGGGGTAAGGATATCGGCACCCCGATGGTGCCTCCCGGTAAGAAGTGA